One Robbsia sp. KACC 23696 DNA segment encodes these proteins:
- a CDS encoding disulfide bond formation protein B codes for MISNSYPLQTSPVERRLLILLGLISLGLVGGALYLQYFHGEDPCPLCILQRYAYLFLALFSFIAAAGRQGSGARNGFMWLALIAAVGGIAASAKHVYVLSSLQSCGFDTLQPIVDALPPAQWLPGVFKTQGLCETPYPPLLGLSLPAWALIGFGLAFIGLAGALRRQRARLR; via the coding sequence ATGATCTCGAACAGCTATCCCCTCCAGACCTCACCCGTCGAACGCCGCTTGCTGATCCTGCTCGGCTTGATTTCGCTGGGCCTCGTCGGCGGTGCGCTGTATCTGCAGTATTTCCATGGTGAAGATCCGTGCCCGCTGTGCATCCTGCAGCGCTATGCCTATCTGTTCCTTGCCCTGTTCTCCTTCATCGCGGCGGCAGGCCGTCAGGGCAGTGGCGCGCGCAACGGCTTCATGTGGCTAGCCTTGATCGCCGCGGTCGGTGGTATTGCCGCCTCGGCCAAGCACGTCTACGTGTTGTCGTCGCTGCAGAGCTGCGGTTTCGACACGCTGCAACCGATCGTCGATGCCCTGCCGCCGGCACAATGGTTGCCGGGCGTGTTCAAGACGCAGGGTCTGTGCGAGACGCCTTACCCGCCGCTGCTCGGGCTGTCGCTGCCGGCCTGGGCGTTGATCGGCTTCGGTCTGGCCTTTATCGGCCTGGCCGGTGCGCTGCGTCGGCAACGTGCGCGGCTGCGCTGA
- a CDS encoding MFS transporter produces MSQSPELQPGGASRAKPESKARTVFRVTSGNFLEMYDFMVYGYYANAIAKAYFPSQNAFASLMLSLSVFGVGFLMRPLGAIFLGAYIDHHGRRKGLIVTLMLMAAGTLLVAVVPGYATIGVLAPALVLVGRLLQGFSAGVELGGVSVYLAEMAGPRNRGFFCSWQSGSQQVAVIFAALLGVVLHDLLPVEQMTSWGWRIPFIVGCLIVPFIFIIRRSLQETEEFQKRHHRPSVSEIYRSMIVNWKIVIAGMMMVVMTTVSFYLITAYTPTFGRNELHLSQVDVLVVTVCVGISNLIWLPLMGALSDRIGRMPILVVFTVLALLTAYPSMNYLVQAPSFMRLLCVELWLSFIYASYNGAMVVALTEVMPVEVRTAGFSLAYSLATAIFGGFTPAISTWLIHYTGNRAAPGLWMSFAAICGLIATFVLFRDRQSRERYKLA; encoded by the coding sequence ATGAGCCAATCACCAGAATTGCAACCGGGCGGCGCTTCGCGCGCCAAGCCGGAAAGCAAGGCACGCACGGTATTTCGCGTGACCAGCGGCAATTTCCTCGAAATGTACGACTTCATGGTGTACGGGTACTACGCCAATGCGATTGCGAAGGCGTACTTCCCCAGCCAGAACGCGTTTGCGTCGTTGATGCTGTCCTTGTCCGTCTTCGGTGTCGGCTTCCTGATGCGACCGTTGGGCGCCATCTTCCTTGGCGCCTATATCGACCATCACGGCCGTCGCAAAGGCTTGATCGTCACCTTGATGTTGATGGCCGCAGGCACCTTGCTGGTGGCCGTCGTGCCGGGCTATGCGACGATTGGCGTGCTGGCGCCGGCCCTGGTGCTGGTGGGGCGCTTGCTGCAGGGATTTTCGGCGGGCGTGGAGCTGGGTGGTGTGTCGGTCTATCTGGCCGAGATGGCGGGTCCGCGCAATCGTGGCTTCTTCTGCTCCTGGCAATCCGGCAGCCAGCAGGTGGCCGTGATCTTTGCCGCCTTGCTCGGCGTGGTCCTGCATGACCTGTTGCCGGTCGAACAGATGACGTCGTGGGGCTGGCGGATTCCGTTTATCGTCGGTTGCCTGATCGTGCCGTTCATCTTCATCATCCGTCGCTCGCTGCAGGAAACCGAGGAGTTCCAGAAACGGCATCATCGCCCGTCGGTCTCGGAAATCTATCGTTCCATGATCGTGAACTGGAAGATCGTCATCGCCGGCATGATGATGGTCGTGATGACGACGGTGTCGTTCTACTTGATCACCGCCTATACGCCGACCTTCGGTCGGAACGAGCTGCATCTGTCGCAGGTGGATGTACTGGTGGTGACGGTCTGCGTGGGCATCTCGAATTTGATCTGGCTGCCGCTGATGGGCGCGCTGTCCGATCGTATCGGGCGTATGCCGATCCTGGTCGTCTTCACGGTACTGGCCCTGCTGACCGCCTACCCGTCGATGAATTACCTGGTCCAGGCACCGTCGTTCATGCGTCTGCTGTGCGTCGAACTGTGGCTGTCTTTCATCTACGCCAGCTATAACGGCGCGATGGTCGTGGCGCTGACCGAAGTGATGCCGGTGGAAGTGCGGACGGCCGGCTTCTCGCTGGCCTATAGCCTGGCAACGGCGATTTTCGGCGGCTTCACGCCGGCCATTTCCACTTGGCTGATCCACTACACGGGGAACCGTGCGGCGCCCGGGCTCTGGATGTCCTTTGCGGCAATCTGCGGTCTGATCGCGACCTTCGTGCTGTTCCGCGATCGTCAATCCCGCGAGCGCTATAAGTTGGCCTGA
- a CDS encoding adenosine deaminase: MEAALLDKLIRSPKAELHMHIEGSLEPELIFQLAQKHGVTLPYPTIDALRAAYAFTDLQSFLDVYYAGAGVLLDADDFKAMTAAYLARAHADNVIHTELFFDPQTHLERGVSMATMLEGMEAAMVDAERDHGISSRLILCFLRHLSEESALETLAQALPLLDTYRHRLVGVGLDSSERGNPPSKFERVFAAAREAGLRAVAHAGEEGPADYIWQALQLLQVERIDHGVRAVEDAALVQHLADTRVALTVCPLSNLKLCVFDDLEKHTLKTLLDAGVAVTVNSDDPAYFGGYVNANYIAIAEALQLNEAELHRIVANAFDAAFIDDDARRTMRAAVDRHWLQ, encoded by the coding sequence ATGGAAGCCGCCCTACTGGACAAATTGATCCGTTCGCCTAAGGCCGAACTGCATATGCATATCGAGGGCTCACTGGAGCCCGAGCTGATTTTTCAGTTGGCGCAAAAGCATGGCGTGACCCTGCCCTACCCGACCATCGACGCATTGCGTGCGGCCTATGCCTTCACGGACCTGCAATCGTTTCTCGATGTCTACTACGCCGGCGCCGGCGTTTTGCTCGACGCCGACGATTTCAAGGCGATGACGGCGGCCTATCTGGCACGCGCGCATGCGGACAATGTCATTCACACGGAGCTATTCTTCGATCCGCAGACGCATCTGGAGCGCGGCGTGTCGATGGCGACGATGCTCGAAGGCATGGAAGCGGCCATGGTCGACGCCGAACGCGACCATGGCATCTCGAGCCGTCTGATTCTCTGCTTCCTGCGGCATCTGTCCGAGGAGTCGGCACTTGAAACGCTGGCCCAGGCGCTGCCGCTGCTCGATACCTATCGGCACCGTCTGGTGGGCGTGGGGCTGGATTCGTCCGAGCGCGGCAATCCGCCGTCGAAATTCGAGCGGGTCTTTGCCGCCGCGCGCGAGGCCGGCCTGCGCGCCGTCGCCCATGCCGGGGAAGAAGGGCCGGCCGACTACATCTGGCAGGCGCTGCAGCTATTGCAAGTGGAGCGTATCGATCATGGCGTGCGCGCCGTCGAAGACGCAGCACTGGTCCAGCATCTCGCCGACACCCGCGTCGCCCTGACCGTCTGTCCGCTGTCGAACCTGAAGCTCTGCGTTTTCGACGACCTCGAAAAACACACGCTGAAGACCTTGCTGGACGCCGGCGTCGCCGTGACGGTTAATTCCGACGATCCCGCCTATTTCGGCGGCTATGTGAATGCCAACTACATTGCCATTGCCGAGGCCTTGCAGTTGAACGAAGCGGAATTGCATCGGATCGTGGCGAATGCTTTCGACGCCGCCTTCATCGACGACGACGCACGGCGTACGATGCGCGCCGCCGTGGATCGGCACTGGTTGCAGTGA
- a CDS encoding DUF4136 domain-containing protein, whose amino-acid sequence MKEKTSSSVSGAGSIGAPARPTTRRAVWRRVAGAGVLTGVALLGGCASYVTSNVTAFQDWRGSDAQRTYAFQADPAHQNDLEQSTYQSLVAETLSTYGFSQVPRAQAHYAVSVAFAQRQTTGYAPQAIYPGGPFGFGYDPVWRGRRGWGPGAYWAAQPTIVNLPYAASASELTIRIAALPDGKEVYKVTARHVGDQTPLPVVMPYLVRSALFDFPMPNGTVRDVKLPADRRNPATNAGL is encoded by the coding sequence GTGAAAGAGAAGACGAGCAGTAGCGTGAGCGGGGCAGGATCGATTGGCGCGCCGGCGCGGCCGACGACGCGTCGCGCCGTGTGGCGACGGGTAGCGGGGGCGGGCGTGTTGACTGGCGTGGCATTGCTGGGCGGTTGCGCCAGCTACGTTACGAGCAATGTCACGGCCTTCCAGGACTGGCGCGGTAGCGATGCGCAGCGCACCTATGCCTTCCAGGCCGACCCGGCGCATCAGAACGATCTGGAGCAAAGCACCTATCAATCGCTTGTTGCCGAGACCCTGTCGACGTATGGGTTTTCGCAGGTCCCGCGGGCGCAGGCCCACTATGCGGTGTCCGTCGCATTCGCGCAGCGTCAAACCACCGGCTATGCGCCGCAGGCCATTTATCCAGGCGGGCCCTTCGGGTTCGGCTATGACCCGGTGTGGCGCGGACGACGGGGCTGGGGGCCAGGCGCGTACTGGGCCGCGCAGCCCACCATCGTGAATCTGCCGTACGCCGCGTCCGCGTCCGAATTGACGATTCGGATCGCTGCGCTCCCCGATGGCAAGGAAGTCTATAAGGTGACGGCGCGTCATGTCGGCGATCAGACGCCGTTGCCGGTCGTGATGCCCTATCTGGTCCGTAGCGCCCTGTTCGATTTCCCGATGCCGAACGGGACCGTACGCGACGTGAAGTTGCCCGCCGATCGCCGCAACCCGGCGACGAACGCCGGTCTTTGA
- a CDS encoding type 1 glutamine amidotransferase, with amino-acid sequence MPQTRDDTKHPNPNAGSAATAAPDPAVRAAPSIDPLASPSAADAAAATSVASDAPAGTFPGTPPGPQPDAATAKPADSAERFPRDIPHYDTKHSEPSWSVLGRVIAARVRAWADRAGHRAAKRTLRIGVSARIFHPEPGGKGLRGKTLQYLEESISHWVMSRDVLVFMVPTVGKQGMLHASNIRLRDYAKHLDALVLQGGADVSPQSYAEPATRPEWPGDRVRDMYELELLHEFIESGKPVLGVCRGCQLINVAFGGTLYQDIATDVPTALPHVNEEYDRLTHAIRFAEGASFAGMFGGRAEAQVNSIHHQAVDRLGRDLVVEAVSSDDGIVEAIRYQKAPFVVGVQWHPEFHRPNSDALLDCSPLLDHFLRAARETRF; translated from the coding sequence ATGCCGCAAACGCGGGACGACACGAAGCATCCGAACCCTAACGCCGGGTCTGCCGCGACGGCAGCCCCGGACCCCGCGGTGCGCGCCGCCCCCTCGATCGACCCGCTTGCCTCGCCGAGCGCGGCCGACGCCGCCGCAGCGACGTCGGTGGCGAGCGATGCGCCAGCGGGGACGTTCCCCGGGACGCCGCCCGGGCCGCAGCCCGATGCCGCGACAGCGAAGCCTGCCGATTCGGCGGAGCGGTTTCCTCGCGATATTCCCCACTACGATACGAAGCATTCGGAGCCGTCCTGGTCGGTGCTGGGACGGGTGATCGCGGCCCGCGTGCGGGCCTGGGCGGATCGCGCGGGGCATCGCGCCGCCAAGCGCACGCTGCGCATCGGTGTATCGGCCCGGATCTTCCATCCAGAGCCCGGCGGCAAGGGGCTGCGCGGCAAGACCTTGCAGTATTTGGAGGAGTCGATCTCGCATTGGGTGATGTCGCGCGATGTCCTCGTGTTCATGGTCCCCACGGTCGGTAAGCAAGGCATGCTGCACGCGAGCAATATCCGACTGCGCGATTACGCGAAGCATCTGGATGCCCTGGTACTCCAGGGCGGCGCCGACGTGTCGCCGCAATCGTACGCGGAACCGGCAACGCGCCCGGAATGGCCCGGAGACCGCGTTCGCGATATGTACGAGCTCGAGCTGCTGCACGAATTCATCGAGTCCGGCAAACCGGTGCTCGGCGTCTGCCGAGGATGCCAATTGATCAATGTCGCTTTCGGCGGCACGCTGTATCAGGACATTGCGACCGATGTCCCCACCGCGCTGCCGCACGTCAACGAAGAATACGACCGGCTCACGCATGCGATCCGTTTCGCCGAGGGCGCCTCGTTCGCTGGCATGTTCGGGGGACGGGCAGAGGCGCAGGTGAATTCGATTCATCACCAGGCCGTTGACCGCCTTGGCCGCGATCTGGTCGTGGAGGCCGTGTCGAGCGACGATGGCATCGTCGAAGCGATCCGCTATCAGAAGGCGCCGTTTGTCGTCGGTGTGCAATGGCACCCCGAATTCCATCGCCCTAATTCCGATGCGCTGCTGGATTGCTCGCCGCTGCTCGATCATTTCCTGCGAGCAGCGCGTGAAACACGGTTCTAA
- a CDS encoding cation:proton antiporter gives MHHTVGFIQDLAVIMAIAGAITLLFHRIRQPVVLGYILAGVVIGPHTPPFNLIGNEQTISTLAELGVVFLLFSLGLEFSMKKLFRVGLTAVVAAVTEIALMLWLGYGIGRYFGWSAMDSLFLGAMLAISSTTIIVKALDELKLKRERFAQLVFGILIVEDILAIAMIALLSGVAGSGSVDPYQVAVTLCKLVLFMTVSLLVGFLLVPRFLDYVARFRNAEVLLITTLGLCFGFCLIVVKLDYSIALGAFLIGAIIAESRQVHAIEALIRPVRDLFSAIFFVTIGLMLDPAILAQHGWAIAVITVAVVLGKVLGCGLGAFVTGNDGRTSMQVGMSLAQIGEFSFIIAALGLSLHVTSDFLYPVAVAVSALTTLFTPYLIRAASPLSALIGRRMPTRVARVGGVYTQWLQNLAPEGNGTVLLQLVRRVLLQIALNLALVAAIFLAISYFSPSLDHWLGRWIGPVPLRHAALWGAALLASMPCLVAVYRKLKSLALLLAEVSVTPRHAGRYTSGLRRVIAECIPVFAMLGIFLLMVALSGRILPPRDLLIVVLAAAAVLLGITWRWFVRVHARLQIALRETLDRNRDEHVEEAHDAANAGRHEASEP, from the coding sequence ATGCATCACACGGTGGGATTCATCCAGGATCTGGCCGTGATCATGGCGATCGCGGGCGCGATCACGCTTTTGTTCCATCGGATCCGGCAGCCGGTGGTGTTGGGCTACATCCTGGCGGGCGTGGTGATCGGTCCGCATACGCCGCCTTTCAATCTGATCGGCAACGAGCAGACGATCTCGACGCTCGCCGAGTTGGGCGTGGTCTTTCTGCTGTTCTCGCTGGGCCTCGAGTTCAGCATGAAAAAGTTGTTCCGCGTCGGTTTGACGGCGGTGGTCGCCGCGGTCACGGAAATCGCGTTGATGTTGTGGCTCGGCTATGGCATCGGCCGCTACTTCGGCTGGAGCGCGATGGATTCGCTGTTCCTCGGCGCGATGTTGGCGATCTCGTCGACGACGATTATCGTCAAGGCCCTCGATGAGCTGAAATTGAAGCGCGAGCGGTTCGCGCAACTGGTCTTCGGCATTCTAATCGTCGAGGACATCCTTGCGATCGCGATGATCGCGTTGCTGTCCGGCGTGGCCGGAAGCGGCTCGGTCGATCCCTACCAGGTGGCCGTGACGCTGTGCAAGCTGGTGCTGTTCATGACCGTTTCCCTGCTGGTGGGCTTTCTGCTGGTACCGCGGTTTCTCGACTATGTCGCACGCTTTCGGAACGCGGAAGTGCTGCTGATCACGACCTTGGGCCTGTGCTTCGGTTTTTGTCTGATCGTCGTCAAGCTGGACTACAGCATCGCCTTGGGCGCCTTCCTGATCGGCGCCATCATCGCCGAATCGCGTCAGGTCCATGCCATCGAGGCGCTGATCCGCCCGGTACGCGATCTTTTCAGCGCTATTTTCTTCGTGACGATCGGCTTGATGCTGGATCCGGCCATTCTGGCCCAGCATGGATGGGCGATCGCGGTGATCACGGTGGCGGTGGTCCTCGGGAAGGTGCTCGGCTGCGGTCTGGGCGCCTTCGTCACCGGCAACGACGGCCGGACGTCGATGCAGGTCGGGATGAGTCTCGCGCAGATCGGCGAATTTTCGTTCATCATCGCCGCGCTCGGTCTTTCCCTGCATGTGACCAGTGATTTCCTCTATCCGGTCGCCGTGGCGGTGTCGGCGTTGACGACGCTGTTCACGCCTTATCTGATCCGGGCCGCGAGTCCGCTCTCGGCCTTGATCGGCCGTCGCATGCCGACGCGCGTCGCGCGCGTAGGGGGGGTGTACACGCAGTGGCTGCAGAATCTCGCGCCGGAAGGGAACGGGACGGTCCTCCTGCAACTGGTCCGGCGCGTGTTGCTGCAGATCGCGCTGAACCTGGCGCTGGTGGCTGCCATCTTTCTCGCGATCTCGTATTTCTCGCCGTCGCTGGACCACTGGCTGGGCCGCTGGATCGGGCCGGTGCCGTTGCGGCATGCGGCGCTGTGGGGGGCGGCTTTGTTGGCGTCGATGCCCTGTCTGGTCGCCGTTTATCGGAAATTGAAGTCCCTCGCGCTGTTATTGGCGGAAGTCAGCGTGACGCCGCGGCATGCCGGGCGCTACACGAGCGGCCTGCGGCGCGTCATCGCGGAATGCATCCCTGTTTTCGCGATGTTGGGTATCTTCCTGTTGATGGTGGCGCTCAGCGGTCGTATCCTGCCACCACGCGATCTGCTTATCGTGGTGCTTGCGGCGGCGGCGGTGCTGCTGGGCATCACATGGCGTTGGTTCGTCCGCGTGCATGCGCGCTTGCAGATCGCGTTGCGCGAGACGCTGGACAGGAACCGCGACGAGCACGTAGAGGAAGCCCACGATGCCGCAAACGCGGGACGACACGAAGCATCCGAACCCTAA
- the pepN gene encoding aminopeptidase N translates to MPDISSAASVPAHQPDISNGTSVIHRRDYAPPAFLIDTVDLAFDLIPERTVVTNRMTLRRNPDAAPGQSLSLTGEQMTLLSATIDGQAVTPRQVGTALIFDALPTTASPFTLTLETSCAPAQNTSLSGLYVSNGNFFTQCEAEGFRRISYFLDRPDVMSVYTVTLRADKSAYPVLLSNGNLLEAGDLPEGRHFARWEDPFRKPSYLFALVAGKLERIEETIIDATGKQKLLQVWVEAADLDKTRHAMDSLIHSIRWDEHRFGLSLDLDRFMIVAVGDFNMGAMENKGLNIFNTKYVLARPETATDVDYANIEAVVGHEYFHNWTGNRVTCRDWFQLSLKEGLTVFRDQEFSADMAAGVLDGAVDPVAAASAYATKRIEDVRVLRQTQFAEDAGPMAHPVRPESYSEINNFYTVTIYEKGAEVVRMYQTLLGRDGFRRGMDLYFSRHDGQAVTCDDFRHAMADANGRDLSQFERWYSQAGTPLLTVRDHYDAASRTYALTITQSYPNNPAITTAKDPLLLPFAVGLVGADGQDIPLQISGAAPRHRPQDDAAGITEVFELTERETTLRFDNIDAAPVPSLLRGFSAPVVVDFAYSDAQLAYLLAHDSDPFNRWDAGQRLATRALLTAAAAAARGETPVFDDAVVDAFGRVLRDTALAPAFRELALTLPSEAYLIEQLERADPRAVHVARQALRRRLANALHAEWRETYDANRTPGAYDPSPVASGKRGLRQLALGYLAESDDRTDAASAARTQYDEANNMTDRFAALSALVRLGGDAARGALDDFYRRFEREALVIDKWFALQAMQAARPGAAATIDTVRALMGHPAFNLRNPNRARSLIFSFCAGNLSEFHAPDGSGYAFWADQVIDLDALNPQVAARLARTLERWRKFTPALQQQMKPALERVAAHVRSKDVREVIEKALANA, encoded by the coding sequence ATGCCCGATATTTCTTCCGCAGCCTCCGTTCCCGCGCATCAGCCCGATATCAGCAACGGCACGTCGGTGATCCATCGCCGCGACTACGCGCCGCCGGCGTTCCTGATCGATACCGTGGATCTCGCCTTCGATCTGATTCCCGAACGCACCGTCGTGACGAACCGCATGACGCTGCGCCGCAATCCGGACGCCGCGCCCGGGCAGTCCCTGTCGTTGACCGGCGAACAGATGACGCTGCTGTCCGCGACGATCGACGGACAGGCGGTGACGCCCCGTCAAGTCGGCACGGCATTGATCTTCGACGCGCTGCCGACAACAGCGTCGCCGTTCACGCTGACGCTGGAAACCAGCTGCGCGCCGGCCCAGAACACGTCGCTGTCCGGGCTCTATGTCTCGAACGGCAACTTCTTCACGCAGTGCGAAGCGGAAGGTTTTCGTCGCATCAGCTATTTCCTTGATCGCCCGGACGTGATGTCGGTCTACACGGTGACGTTGCGCGCCGATAAGTCCGCCTACCCGGTGCTGTTGTCCAACGGCAATCTGCTGGAAGCGGGCGATCTGCCCGAAGGCCGCCATTTCGCGCGATGGGAAGACCCATTCCGCAAACCGAGCTATCTGTTCGCGCTGGTGGCCGGCAAGCTGGAACGCATCGAGGAAACGATCATTGATGCCACCGGCAAACAGAAGCTGCTGCAGGTATGGGTGGAGGCAGCGGACCTCGATAAGACCCGTCACGCAATGGACTCGCTGATCCATTCCATTCGCTGGGACGAACACCGCTTTGGCCTCAGTCTCGATCTCGATCGCTTCATGATCGTCGCCGTCGGCGACTTCAATATGGGCGCGATGGAAAACAAGGGCCTCAATATCTTCAATACGAAGTACGTGCTGGCCCGTCCTGAAACCGCCACCGATGTCGATTACGCGAATATCGAAGCCGTGGTGGGCCATGAGTATTTCCACAATTGGACCGGCAATCGCGTGACCTGCCGCGACTGGTTCCAACTGAGCCTGAAGGAAGGCCTGACCGTCTTCCGCGATCAGGAGTTCTCCGCGGACATGGCGGCCGGCGTCCTCGACGGCGCGGTCGATCCGGTGGCGGCAGCGAGCGCCTACGCGACCAAGCGGATCGAAGACGTCCGGGTCCTGCGACAGACCCAGTTTGCCGAAGACGCGGGCCCGATGGCCCACCCGGTTCGCCCGGAGAGCTATTCCGAGATCAACAACTTCTACACCGTCACGATTTACGAGAAAGGCGCCGAAGTCGTGCGGATGTATCAGACGCTGCTGGGGCGTGATGGTTTCCGTCGCGGCATGGACCTGTACTTCTCGCGGCACGATGGCCAAGCCGTCACCTGCGACGATTTCCGGCATGCGATGGCGGACGCGAATGGCCGCGATCTGAGCCAGTTCGAACGGTGGTATAGCCAAGCTGGCACGCCGCTGCTGACGGTGCGCGACCATTACGATGCCGCAAGCCGCACGTACGCGCTGACGATCACGCAGTCCTATCCGAACAATCCGGCGATCACGACCGCCAAGGATCCGCTGCTGCTGCCGTTTGCCGTCGGCCTGGTCGGTGCCGACGGACAGGATATTCCGCTTCAGATCAGCGGCGCGGCGCCGCGCCATCGACCGCAGGACGATGCGGCCGGCATCACCGAGGTCTTCGAGTTGACGGAGCGGGAAACCACGCTGCGGTTCGACAATATCGACGCGGCGCCGGTGCCCTCGCTGCTGCGCGGATTCTCCGCGCCGGTGGTCGTCGACTTTGCCTACTCGGATGCGCAACTGGCCTACCTGCTGGCGCATGACAGCGATCCTTTCAATCGTTGGGATGCCGGGCAGCGCCTCGCCACGCGTGCGCTGCTGACGGCGGCGGCCGCCGCCGCGCGCGGTGAGACGCCGGTCTTCGACGACGCCGTGGTCGATGCCTTCGGCCGCGTACTGCGCGACACCGCATTGGCCCCGGCCTTCCGCGAGCTTGCGTTGACGCTGCCATCGGAGGCTTATCTGATCGAACAGCTGGAACGCGCCGATCCGCGCGCGGTACACGTCGCGCGGCAGGCCCTGCGCCGTCGCCTGGCAAACGCGCTCCATGCCGAATGGCGTGAAACCTACGACGCCAACCGGACGCCAGGCGCCTACGATCCGTCACCGGTCGCATCCGGCAAGCGCGGACTCCGGCAGTTGGCCTTGGGCTATCTCGCCGAATCCGACGACCGCACCGATGCCGCGTCAGCGGCACGAACGCAGTACGACGAAGCGAACAATATGACCGACCGCTTCGCGGCGTTATCGGCGTTGGTGCGCCTCGGTGGCGACGCGGCGCGCGGCGCCCTCGACGACTTCTATCGCCGCTTCGAACGCGAAGCGCTGGTGATCGACAAGTGGTTTGCCCTCCAAGCCATGCAAGCAGCACGTCCCGGCGCCGCGGCCACGATCGACACGGTGCGCGCATTGATGGGCCACCCGGCGTTCAACCTGCGCAATCCGAATCGCGCTCGCTCGCTGATCTTCAGCTTCTGCGCCGGGAATCTCTCCGAGTTCCATGCCCCGGACGGCAGCGGCTATGCGTTCTGGGCCGATCAGGTCATCGATCTCGATGCGCTGAACCCGCAGGTTGCCGCCCGCCTCGCCCGCACGCTGGAACGCTGGCGTAAATTCACGCCCGCGCTGCAGCAGCAAATGAAACCGGCCCTGGAACGCGTCGCGGCCCACGTACGCTCGAAGGATGTGCGCGAGGTGATCGAGAAAGCATTGGCCAACGCGTGA
- a CDS encoding XdhC family protein, with protein sequence MHGARNWLTDLQTVLTHGDPAVLVTVARTEGVTPRTAGARMIVVRDRTFDTVGGGAVELHAIDTARHMLRDNMAAVTRHLERIEIGIGAIAASRPGAASTGGAFGALPAAGSAFQNDATRHDGAVTLAYERLTIADLGWVSVLAKRLPAGLATVRTVSFADSSAVVLSDPQEGAGAQPDCLLWDAGPLLTETLVVAPFPVVLFGAGHVGAAIVRLLATLPCQALWIDDRPALLEAHAGQCGDPPNVATLAIDDPVAAVAQAPARAHYLVVTHSDTLDQAIAEQILRRGDAASLGVIGSKAKRRVLAHWLAMRGIDPAHIAMLRCPMGLDGLRGDAPEYIALSAIAQLLLEREGVAPTAGAPA encoded by the coding sequence ATGCATGGCGCCCGGAACTGGTTGACCGACCTGCAGACGGTCTTGACGCACGGCGACCCCGCCGTGCTGGTCACCGTCGCCCGCACCGAAGGGGTCACGCCGCGGACGGCCGGCGCGCGGATGATCGTCGTCCGTGACCGCACGTTTGACACGGTGGGCGGCGGCGCGGTCGAGCTGCACGCGATCGACACCGCGCGGCACATGCTGCGCGACAATATGGCGGCGGTCACGCGGCACCTCGAACGCATCGAGATTGGCATTGGCGCCATTGCGGCCTCGCGGCCGGGCGCCGCGTCGACGGGCGGCGCTTTCGGCGCCTTGCCAGCCGCCGGGTCCGCCTTTCAAAACGACGCCACGCGCCACGACGGCGCCGTGACGCTCGCGTACGAACGGCTGACGATCGCCGACCTCGGCTGGGTGTCGGTGCTCGCCAAGCGCTTGCCGGCCGGCCTCGCGACGGTGCGCACGGTCAGCTTCGCCGACAGCAGCGCCGTCGTGCTCTCGGACCCGCAGGAGGGCGCGGGCGCCCAGCCGGACTGCCTGCTCTGGGACGCTGGCCCACTGCTGACCGAAACCCTTGTCGTCGCTCCGTTTCCGGTCGTATTGTTCGGCGCCGGGCATGTGGGCGCCGCCATCGTTCGATTGCTTGCGACGCTACCCTGTCAGGCCTTGTGGATCGACGACCGCCCGGCGTTGCTGGAAGCGCATGCCGGGCAATGCGGCGATCCACCGAACGTGGCGACGCTGGCCATCGACGACCCCGTCGCCGCCGTCGCTCAAGCGCCCGCGCGGGCGCACTATCTCGTCGTGACCCATAGCGACACACTCGATCAGGCCATCGCGGAACAGATTCTGCGGCGCGGCGATGCCGCATCGCTCGGCGTGATCGGCTCGAAAGCCAAACGCCGCGTGCTCGCGCATTGGCTGGCCATGCGCGGCATCGATCCGGCGCATATCGCGATGCTGCGCTGTCCGATGGGACTCGACGGGCTGCGCGGCGATGCCCCCGAATACATCGCGCTCTCGGCAATCGCTCAGCTCTTGCTCGAGCGCGAAGGTGTCGCCCCTACAGCGGGCGCACCGGCTTGA